Proteins encoded by one window of Micromonospora coxensis:
- a CDS encoding tetratricopeptide repeat protein — translation MTLAGVKGADRADVEDGGVLTMVSAGRALVPYSVLHDPLARRVLRWAGGQGDMVERVLYVDGSAGVGKTRLLVEAAGRSSVRWGWARPGCGAAAVTAAAGLGGSVVVVLEDAETRDDVAAAVTAWAALGASEVRLVLAGRVDAVWWQAIRRGLPSEVVSELPFRAQITVPPIVGDEKAQRQMFAQALRSFTPEGEPVPSVVWVPVLPSPSIALLHAGAAWAAVTTASGRVDAAETVAGVFAVEQEWWLATAERAGLKALPLEVLGQAVALAALVGAPDPATARQMLMRLPGLARAGEPDREAGRLAEWLRGLYRQQEPDWLAPRLPAVLLERYVADLLTGTPVMAAVVSEATSGDQSRVRRALTLLSRASAHTSAALPAVAMLLRHDPVPMLSAAIGVASEMQTPFDALITEHLTGDGKPALTAAQIQQLYDLIPSDAKQHVLAATTRRLLCLYLDHPDVDANDLQTLQMRQDLAIVLHSQGRYDEAETELRELLATQTRVLGAEHPDTLTTRHNLAIAAKEQGRHDEAETEYREVLAIQTRVLGAEHPDTLRTRHNLANVLNSQGRYDEAETEFRELLATQTRVLGAEHPHTLGARRNLGIVLDSQGRHDEAETEYRDVLATQTWVLGAEHLDTLGTRHNLAIVMKEQGRYDEAETEFREVLATRTRVLGADHPDTLGTRHNLAIVMKVQGRHDEAETEYREVLAIQTRVLGADHPDTLGTRHNLAIVMKERGRHDEAETEYREVLAIQTRVLGAEHPDTLRTRHNLANVLDSQGRHDEAETEYREVLATRTRVLGAEHPDTLRTRHNLANVLDSQGRYSEAETEYREVLATRTRVLGTEHPDTLRTRHNLANVLDSQGRYDEAETEYRQVLDPDPALGATADQPWRRP, via the coding sequence GTCTGCCGGCCGGGCATTGGTTCCCTACAGCGTGTTGCACGATCCGCTGGCGCGGCGGGTGTTGCGCTGGGCGGGCGGGCAGGGTGACATGGTGGAGAGAGTGCTGTACGTCGATGGGTCAGCGGGGGTGGGCAAGACGAGGCTGCTGGTGGAGGCGGCAGGGCGCAGCTCTGTTCGGTGGGGCTGGGCTCGGCCGGGGTGTGGAGCGGCAGCGGTAACGGCGGCAGCGGGCCTGGGCGGTTCGGTGGTGGTGGTGTTGGAAGATGCCGAGACACGCGATGACGTGGCGGCGGCGGTAACGGCATGGGCGGCGCTCGGCGCGTCAGAGGTCCGTCTGGTGCTGGCCGGCCGGGTCGATGCAGTGTGGTGGCAGGCAATCCGGCGCGGGCTGCCCAGCGAGGTGGTGTCGGAACTACCGTTCCGGGCTCAGATAACCGTGCCGCCCATCGTGGGTGACGAAAAGGCGCAACGCCAGATGTTTGCGCAGGCGTTGCGATCCTTCACGCCGGAGGGGGAGCCGGTGCCGTCGGTGGTCTGGGTGCCGGTGCTGCCGTCGCCATCAATCGCGTTGTTGCATGCGGGCGCGGCGTGGGCCGCGGTGACGACCGCGAGCGGGCGGGTCGATGCCGCCGAGACCGTGGCCGGTGTGTTTGCGGTGGAGCAGGAATGGTGGCTGGCGACGGCCGAGCGGGCGGGACTCAAGGCGTTGCCGCTGGAAGTGCTCGGGCAGGCGGTGGCGCTGGCAGCGCTAGTCGGTGCGCCGGATCCGGCGACGGCGCGGCAGATGCTGATGCGGCTGCCGGGGCTTGCCCGCGCAGGTGAACCAGATCGGGAGGCGGGGCGGCTGGCTGAGTGGCTGCGTGGGCTATACCGACAGCAGGAGCCGGACTGGCTGGCGCCGCGCCTACCCGCGGTGTTGTTGGAGCGCTACGTCGCCGACCTGCTCACCGGTACGCCGGTCATGGCCGCGGTCGTGAGCGAAGCCACGAGTGGCGACCAGAGCCGCGTTAGGCGGGCCCTGACCCTACTTAGTCGAGCGTCGGCCCATACGAGTGCCGCACTGCCGGCTGTTGCCATGCTGCTGCGCCATGACCCGGTACCGATGCTCAGCGCGGCGATCGGGGTAGCGAGCGAGATGCAAACACCCTTCGACGCGTTAATCACGGAACACCTGACCGGCGATGGCAAACCCGCGCTGACCGCCGCGCAGATTCAGCAGCTGTACGACCTGATTCCCAGCGATGCGAAGCAACACGTCCTGGCTGCCACCACCAGACGTTTGCTGTGCCTGTACCTGGATCATCCAGACGTTGATGCCAACGATTTGCAAACTCTGCAGATGCGCCAAGACCTCGCGATCGTCTTGCACAGCCAGGGCCGTTACGACGAGGCGGAGACTGAGTTGCGCGAGTTGCTCGCCACCCAGACCCGGGTCCTCGGCGCGGAGCACCCCGACACCCTGACCACCCGCCACAACCTCGCGATCGCCGCGAAAGAGCAGGGCCGTCACGACGAGGCGGAGACCGAGTACCGCGAGGTGCTGGCCATCCAGACCCGGGTCCTCGGCGCGGAGCACCCGGACACCCTGCGCACCCGCCACAACCTCGCCAACGTCTTGAACAGCCAGGGCCGTTACGACGAGGCGGAGACCGAGTTCCGCGAGTTGCTCGCCACCCAGACCCGGGTCCTCGGCGCGGAGCACCCTCACACCTTGGGCGCCCGCCGCAACCTCGGCATCGTCTTGGACAGCCAGGGCCGTCACGACGAGGCGGAGACCGAGTACCGTGATGTGCTGGCCACCCAGACCTGGGTCCTCGGCGCGGAGCACCTCGACACCCTGGGCACTCGCCACAACCTCGCGATCGTCATGAAAGAGCAGGGCCGTTACGACGAGGCGGAGACCGAGTTCCGCGAGGTGCTGGCCACCCGGACCCGGGTCCTCGGCGCGGACCACCCCGACACCCTGGGCACTCGCCACAACCTCGCGATCGTCATGAAAGTGCAGGGCCGTCACGATGAGGCGGAGACCGAGTACCGCGAGGTGCTGGCCATCCAAACCCGGGTCCTCGGCGCGGACCACCCCGACACCCTGGGCACTCGCCACAACCTCGCGATCGTCATGAAAGAGCGGGGCCGTCACGACGAGGCGGAGACCGAGTACCGCGAGGTGCTGGCCATCCAGACCCGGGTCCTCGGCGCGGAGCACCCGGACACCCTGCGCACCCGCCACAACCTCGCCAACGTCTTGGACAGCCAGGGCCGTCACGACGAGGCGGAGACCGAGTACCGCGAGGTGCTGGCCACCCGGACCCGGGTCCTCGGCGCGGAGCACCCGGACACCCTGCGCACCCGCCACAACCTCGCCAACGTCTTGGACAGCCAGGGCCGTTACAGCGAGGCGGAGACCGAGTACCGCGAGGTGCTGGCCACCCGGACCCGGGTCCTCGGTACGGAGCACCCGGACACCCTGCGCACCCGCCACAACCTCGCCAACGTCTTGGACAGCCAGGGCCGTTACGACGAGGCTGAGACCGAGTACCGCCAAGTGCTGGACCCGGACCCGGCCCTCGGTGCGACCGCTGACCAGCCGTGGCGTCGACCCTGA
- a CDS encoding HD domain-containing protein, with the protein MTDDHDAAGAMSFIFEAGVLKRAARTGWWFAGVKHPESIAEHSFRTALIGMVLAAMEGADPAQVSMLCVLHDTQETRITDIPHIAKRYLTAVPNTAVTADQVATCPPAVADVITAAVAEYEAGETLEAVVARDADKLECLVQAVEYRHQGADNVQRWIDSSRAALKTASAHRLADAALSGQPLAWLTPPPLQE; encoded by the coding sequence ATGACCGACGACCACGACGCCGCCGGAGCGATGAGCTTCATCTTCGAAGCCGGCGTCCTCAAGCGGGCGGCGCGTACCGGCTGGTGGTTCGCCGGCGTGAAGCACCCCGAGTCCATCGCCGAACACTCCTTCCGCACGGCGCTCATCGGAATGGTGCTCGCTGCCATGGAAGGCGCCGACCCGGCCCAGGTGTCGATGCTGTGCGTGCTGCACGACACCCAGGAAACCCGGATCACCGACATCCCGCACATCGCCAAGCGTTACCTCACCGCCGTACCGAACACCGCCGTCACCGCCGACCAGGTCGCCACCTGTCCCCCAGCCGTCGCCGACGTCATCACCGCCGCCGTCGCCGAGTACGAAGCCGGCGAGACGCTGGAAGCCGTCGTGGCCCGCGACGCCGACAAGCTGGAATGCCTGGTCCAAGCCGTCGAATACCGCCACCAGGGCGCCGACAACGTCCAGCGCTGGATTGACAGCTCACGGGCGGCGCTCAAGACCGCCAGCGCCCATCGCCTCGCCGACGCCGCCCTCAGCGGACAACCCCTCGCCTGGCTCACTCCTCCCCCGCTTCAGGAGTAA